A genomic segment from Anas platyrhynchos isolate ZD024472 breed Pekin duck chromosome 5, IASCAAS_PekinDuck_T2T, whole genome shotgun sequence encodes:
- the CEND1 gene encoding cell cycle exit and neuronal differentiation protein 1, whose product MDSKGNVRSGNKPDAKAASSGKPEKPSPVPATNADKKETPKEQPAPATATKKAGGDAAIVNNHSNLKPSPAATETQEATGQSPDSDHKGNSSEESPGSIFDNMKPLIIIGGVAVAALAVIVGVAFLARKK is encoded by the coding sequence ATGGATTCCAAAGGCAACGTCCGAAGTGGAAACAAACCCGACGCCAAGGCCGCCAGCTCTGGAAAGCCAGAAAAGCCCAGCCCTGTGCCTGCCACCAATGCAGACAAGAAGGAGACCCCCAAagagcagcctgctcctgccacTGCCACCAAGAAGGCAGGCGGCGATGCTGCCATCGTGAACAACCACAGCAACCTGAAACCCAGCCCAGCCGCCACGGAGACACAGGAGGCCACCGGCCAGTCCCCTGACTCTGACCACAAGGGAAACAGCTCCGAGGAGTCACCAGGCAGCATCTTCGACAACATGAAGCCCTTGATCATCATCGGAGGAGTGGCAGTGGCTGCGCTAGCTGTGATTGTGGGAGTGGCGTTCCTAGCCCGGAAAAAATGA
- the GATD1 gene encoding glutamine amidotransferase-like class 1 domain-containing protein 1: protein MRRRPPPPPPGSAMSERLGKPTCLIVASAAAAGVSAQSFLHCFTLTSSAFNLQVATPGGKSVDFVDVNESNMRWIQDFRMKSYANPAKLESIDGARYHALLIPNCPGAVTDLANSGYLAKILQHFSTENKPICAVGHGVAALCCATNEDKSWVFQGYSLTGPSVYELIRQPNFASLSIIVEDFVKDSGATFSASKPDAVHVVLDRHLVTGQNENSTLPAVQNLLMLCNVR, encoded by the exons ATGAGGAGAcggccgccgcccccgccgcccggcTCCGCCATGTCGGAGCGGCTCGGCAAGCCCACCTGCCTCATCGTCGCCAGCGCCGCTGCCGCCG GTGTGTCAGCCCAGTCCTTCCTTCACTGCTTCACGCTCACCAGCTCTGCTTTCAACCTGCAAGTCGCCACCCCTGGG GGGAAGTCAGTTGATTTTGTGGATGTGAATGAGAGCAATATGCGCTGGATACAGGACTTCCGCATGAAATCGTATGCAAACCCTGCCAAGTTGGAGTCAATTGATG GTGCTAGATACCACGCGTTGCTGATTCCAAACTGTCCAGGGGCTGTGACTGACCTTGCAAACAGTGGGTACCTGGCTAAGATattgcagcatttcagcacTGAGAATA agcCTATCTGTGCGGTTGGACACGGTGTTGCAGCACTGTGTTGTGCCACCAATGAGGATAAATCCTGGGTGTTTCAGGGATACAGTCTGACAGGG CCCTCTGTGTATGAGCTAATAAGGCAGCCTAACTTTGCCAGTTTATCCATTATTGTGGAAGACTTCGTGAAAGATTCTGGAGCTACATTTAGTG CCAGCAAGCCAGATGCTGTACACGTTGTGCTGGATAGGCACCTCGTGACAGGACAGAATGAGAATTCTACTCTTCCAGCGGTCCAGAATCTTCTTATGCTCTGCAATGTCAG GTGA